A part of Sulfurimonas sp. genomic DNA contains:
- a CDS encoding metalloregulator ArsR/SmtB family transcription factor, with translation MLDMQQKIKIFKALGNETRFLIFKNVFTGGYTCSIDEKKPKTKINPHATCVTTIAQHFDFSLPTISKHLQLLREANIIKMQKIANKIYIEPNIEIIRELGNCFTTLVENFDTNRELFFDEINPN, from the coding sequence ATGTTAGACATGCAACAAAAAATAAAAATATTTAAAGCTCTTGGAAATGAAACTCGTTTTTTAATTTTTAAAAATGTATTCACAGGAGGTTACACTTGTTCAATTGATGAAAAAAAACCTAAAACAAAAATAAATCCACATGCAACATGTGTAACTACAATAGCGCAGCATTTTGACTTTTCTCTGCCCACTATCTCAAAACATCTTCAACTTTTGCGCGAAGCTAATATTATAAAAATGCAAAAAATAGCGAACAAAATATATATAGAGCCAAATATTGAGATAATACGAGAATTAGGAAACTGTTTTACAACTTTAGTCGAAAATTTTGATACAAATAGAGAACTTTTTTTTGATGAAATAAACCCAAATTAA
- a CDS encoding rhodanese-like domain-containing protein: MKKIVISFVYFAGLLFASSSLFAQGDAKMVLINEAKKEAGEVMPQTLKKLGYKNAKNLKGGIQDWAKAGYSVKTGLGITKLTTKE; this comes from the coding sequence ATGAAAAAAATAGTAATAAGTTTTGTATATTTTGCGGGATTGCTCTTTGCATCTTCATCTCTTTTTGCGCAAGGTGATGCAAAAATGGTGCTTATAAATGAAGCAAAAAAAGAGGCTGGAGAAGTTATGCCGCAAACACTTAAAAAACTCGGTTATAAAAATGCTAAAAACCTTAAAGGTGGAATTCAAGATTGGGCAAAAGCAGGTTATAGTGTAAAAACAGGCTTAGGCATAACTAAACTAACGACAAAGGAATAG
- a CDS encoding peptidylprolyl isomerase, giving the protein MITWMQRHKKYLIITIWISTIAFVGAGFVGWGQYKYGDKAGAVAKVGNVEITMGELQKSYSNLYAQYNQMFQGNFDEEKAKSFGLKSQALQFLTQQALILNLAASYDLQVNDDELLANIKTKDYFFKNGVFNKDVYKDVLSKNNLSIKEYEAGTRKELLIQKALALLPIKTKDSELKILDTAMNIADKVNYKVLKTGEISVNMSDEALKPFWEKMQNKFMTEVSYDVKFIKQAKISKEHDDAAINEYYNENKNGLKDAEGKLLSLDAAKDKIKEALNAKETKKEALKSYIAYKKGELKDIETNSSTLSASNNPFGIEAFEIVSKLTSASPFSKPVMVGDDYITFELVKTNPSTAKSYEEAKKEVASIYAAEQKKTKLLELAKNSFNTFNGNTTDFITGNDSNKLTDLSLEEANEFLSTLFTTQTKKGFVTLENGNIVMYNILEQKMLSNTNTNQDNQIVRLKSAMFNESLVKNLQNKYKTEIFIQGL; this is encoded by the coding sequence ATGATTACATGGATGCAAAGACATAAAAAATATCTCATTATTACTATCTGGATTTCTACTATCGCTTTTGTAGGGGCCGGTTTTGTAGGCTGGGGTCAATATAAATACGGCGATAAAGCAGGGGCCGTCGCAAAAGTAGGTAATGTTGAGATAACAATGGGCGAACTTCAAAAAAGCTACTCAAATCTTTATGCACAATATAATCAAATGTTTCAGGGCAATTTCGATGAAGAAAAAGCTAAAAGTTTCGGACTTAAATCTCAAGCTCTTCAATTTTTAACTCAGCAGGCTTTGATTTTAAACTTGGCTGCATCATATGATTTACAAGTTAACGATGATGAACTGTTGGCTAATATTAAAACAAAAGATTATTTTTTTAAAAACGGTGTTTTTAACAAAGATGTGTATAAAGATGTTCTTTCCAAAAATAACTTAAGCATCAAAGAGTATGAAGCCGGCACAAGAAAAGAGCTGCTGATTCAAAAAGCCCTTGCTCTTCTTCCTATAAAAACAAAAGATAGCGAATTAAAGATTTTAGATACCGCAATGAATATTGCAGACAAAGTAAACTATAAAGTTTTAAAAACCGGCGAGATTAGTGTTAATATGTCTGATGAAGCTCTAAAGCCTTTTTGGGAAAAAATGCAAAACAAATTTATGACTGAAGTTAGCTATGATGTAAAATTCATTAAACAAGCAAAAATCTCTAAAGAACATGATGACGCGGCAATTAACGAATATTACAATGAAAATAAAAACGGCTTAAAAGACGCAGAGGGGAAATTGCTCTCTTTAGATGCGGCTAAAGATAAAATCAAAGAGGCTTTAAATGCTAAAGAGACTAAAAAAGAGGCTTTAAAATCATATATAGCATATAAAAAAGGCGAGCTTAAAGATATAGAGACAAACAGCTCTACTCTCTCTGCAAGCAACAATCCTTTTGGCATTGAAGCGTTTGAAATAGTATCAAAACTGACATCCGCATCGCCATTTTCAAAACCTGTTATGGTTGGAGACGATTATATTACTTTTGAGCTTGTAAAAACAAATCCATCAACGGCAAAAAGCTATGAAGAGGCAAAAAAAGAAGTTGCTTCTATATATGCGGCGGAACAAAAAAAGACAAAACTTTTAGAGTTGGCAAAAAATTCATTTAATACATTTAATGGAAATACGACTGATTTTATAACAGGAAACGACTCTAACAAACTAACAGATTTGAGTTTAGAGGAAGCTAATGAATTTTTAAGCACACTCTTTACAACCCAAACAAAAAAAGGATTTGTTACTTTAGAGAACGGAAACATTGTAATGTACAATATATTGGAACAAAAAATGCTTAGTAACACTAACACTAATCAAGACAATCAAATTGTTAGATTAAAGAGTGCTATGTTTAATGAAAGTTTAGTCAAGAACTTACAAAACAAGTACAAAACCGAGATTTTTATCCAAGGACTATAA
- the dnaJ gene encoding molecular chaperone DnaJ encodes MQDLSYYEILEVSRDADQTTIKKAYRKMAKIYHPDKNHGDSEAEHKFKLCNEAYQCLSDDKQRSIYDRYGKEGLAGMGSRGRSSGGFDDLGSMFEEMFNGFGGGGSRRRQNPADMEKYNLDMNVNMSISFNEAVFGCEKEIEFKYKNSCNSCKGTGAKDAKLSTCHQCRGQGQVFMKQGFMTFSQTCPVCQGTGSAPSAPCQSCDGNGYHEERGNVTIKVPKGIDDGNRLRVSGKGNIGKRGTRGDLYVTFSVKPDKHFQRDGNDIYIAIPVFFTQAVTGESLTIPSLTGELELKLDIGTKDKQHFVFKGEGIDDVHGHGKGNLIAQVNITYPNKLNDEQRELLKKLQESFGIESKPHESVLDSAIEKMKSWFK; translated from the coding sequence ATGCAGGATTTAAGCTATTACGAAATATTAGAAGTCTCAAGAGACGCAGACCAAACAACAATTAAAAAAGCATATCGAAAAATGGCTAAAATTTACCATCCGGATAAAAATCATGGTGATAGTGAAGCCGAACATAAATTTAAATTGTGTAACGAAGCATACCAATGTTTAAGCGACGACAAACAAAGAAGTATCTATGATCGCTACGGAAAAGAGGGACTTGCCGGAATGGGCAGTCGCGGGCGCTCGTCAGGCGGATTTGACGACCTCGGTTCAATGTTTGAAGAGATGTTTAACGGTTTTGGAGGCGGAGGTTCTCGCCGTCGCCAAAATCCGGCAGATATGGAAAAATACAATCTTGATATGAATGTCAATATGAGCATTAGTTTCAATGAAGCCGTTTTTGGATGCGAAAAAGAGATAGAGTTCAAATACAAAAATTCTTGTAACAGCTGTAAAGGTACCGGAGCAAAAGACGCTAAACTCTCAACATGTCATCAATGCAGAGGACAAGGTCAAGTTTTTATGAAACAGGGCTTTATGACATTTTCACAAACTTGTCCTGTATGTCAGGGAACAGGTTCTGCACCGTCTGCTCCGTGTCAAAGTTGTGATGGCAACGGCTATCATGAAGAGAGAGGAAATGTTACTATCAAGGTTCCAAAAGGGATTGATGACGGAAATCGCTTAAGAGTCTCAGGAAAAGGAAATATCGGAAAACGCGGAACCAGAGGTGATTTGTATGTTACTTTTAGCGTAAAACCCGACAAACATTTTCAAAGAGACGGAAATGATATCTACATCGCAATTCCGGTATTTTTTACTCAGGCAGTTACGGGTGAAAGTTTGACAATTCCATCACTTACCGGCGAATTAGAGCTAAAACTAGATATTGGAACAAAAGATAAACAGCACTTTGTATTTAAAGGCGAAGGTATAGATGATGTCCACGGTCATGGTAAGGGAAATTTAATTGCGCAAGTCAACATCACATATCCGAATAAACTCAATGATGAACAACGCGAGCTTCTAAAAAAACTTCAGGAGTCGTTCGGAATAGAATCCAAACCGCATGAGAGCGTTTTAGATTCGGCAATTGAAAAGATGAAGAGCTGGTTTAAGTAA
- a CDS encoding DsrE family protein, translated as MITIILNHEPYDGSDITWNALRLASTLHKNGENVNIFLMNDAVDLARDKTLKPDSYDHDLVLMLKELYKKGVALQACGTCNARCGIFKNEPYFDERVSSTMQVLSDWVVQSKQVLTF; from the coding sequence ATGATTACTATAATATTAAATCATGAACCATACGATGGCTCTGATATTACTTGGAATGCTTTGCGTCTGGCTTCAACACTGCATAAAAATGGAGAAAATGTAAATATTTTTTTGATGAATGATGCGGTTGATTTGGCAAGAGATAAAACATTAAAGCCTGATAGTTACGACCATGACTTGGTTTTGATGTTAAAAGAACTTTACAAAAAAGGTGTGGCATTGCAAGCTTGCGGAACTTGTAATGCAAGATGTGGGATTTTTAAAAATGAACCATACTTTGATGAAAGAGTATCATCAACTATGCAGGTTCTCTCGGACTGGGTTGTTCAAAGCAAGCAAGTTTTAACATTTTAA
- the ftsZ gene encoding cell division protein FtsZ: protein MEPFLIEEASKISGARIVAVGVGGGGGNMIGHMIREGVSGIEMIMINTDAQALKDTKNATTIQIGAKLTKGLGAGMKPEIGRESAIENYDEIKKALTGADIVFISAGLGGGTGTGAAPIIAKIAKEVDALTISIVTKPFMFEAPKRLKLANAGLEELKKESDSIVVIPNDKLLSIIDRKLGLKDSFKIVDSVLAQAVSGTAGVILSNGENDINLDFADLRTVMSHKGMALMGVGEYEGENAAYEAIKAAIESPLLDNVSINGAMGVLVHFHMHPNFPMIETSEAMIVVQESAHEDADVIFGTSTDETLPENYVKITIIATGFEKSSNSISNNENFVSDSLLPVTKIRPRLVVGGDLDGSHLDIPSYMRQQQD from the coding sequence ATGGAACCATTTTTAATAGAAGAAGCAAGTAAAATAAGCGGAGCAAGAATCGTAGCCGTGGGTGTCGGCGGTGGCGGCGGCAACATGATCGGGCATATGATTAGAGAAGGTGTAAGCGGTATAGAGATGATTATGATCAACACTGATGCCCAAGCTCTAAAAGATACAAAAAATGCAACCACTATTCAAATCGGTGCCAAACTTACAAAAGGACTTGGTGCAGGGATGAAACCTGAAATCGGCAGAGAGTCCGCAATAGAGAATTATGATGAGATAAAAAAAGCACTGACAGGTGCCGACATAGTATTTATCTCAGCAGGTCTTGGCGGCGGAACAGGTACGGGTGCTGCTCCTATCATAGCAAAAATTGCTAAAGAAGTAGATGCACTGACTATATCAATCGTTACAAAACCTTTTATGTTTGAAGCACCGAAAAGATTAAAACTTGCAAATGCCGGTCTTGAAGAGTTAAAAAAAGAGAGCGATTCTATTGTTGTTATTCCAAATGACAAACTGCTCTCTATAATTGATAGAAAACTTGGTCTAAAAGATAGTTTTAAAATTGTTGACAGTGTTCTAGCTCAAGCTGTTAGCGGAACTGCAGGGGTTATCTTATCAAACGGCGAAAATGATATCAATCTTGACTTTGCCGACTTAAGAACCGTAATGAGCCATAAAGGTATGGCACTTATGGGTGTAGGTGAGTATGAAGGTGAAAACGCAGCTTATGAAGCAATTAAGGCAGCAATAGAGTCTCCTCTTCTTGATAATGTATCTATAAACGGCGCAATGGGTGTTTTAGTACACTTTCATATGCATCCGAATTTTCCTATGATAGAAACATCTGAAGCTATGATAGTAGTTCAAGAGAGCGCACATGAAGACGCCGATGTAATTTTCGGGACTTCAACCGATGAGACTCTTCCTGAAAACTATGTTAAAATAACTATCATTGCAACAGGTTTTGAAAAAAGTTCTAACTCAATTTCAAATAACGAAAATTTTGTAAGCGACTCTCTGCTTCCTGTTACAAAAATTCGCCCAAGACTGGTTGTCGGCGGCGATCTTGACGGAAGCCACCTCGATATTCCGTCTTATATGAGACAACAACAAGACTAA
- the ftsA gene encoding cell division protein FtsA: MSRTVLAIDIGSTKICAIIAEIADDNSIAITGAGISKAQGLKRGSITNIELASKSIKTAVNDAKRISGSEVNTAIVSISGAYTKSINASGIVNIQNKEVTFKEIERVMQTSLYNANIPNEYEVLHALPYNFKVDDQDHVEDPMGMNASRLEVDTHIITTQKSNLNNLRKAVRGAGIEVESIVLTGYASSIATLNEDEKELGVALIDMGGNTSNIIIHSGNSIIYNDFLGVGSNHVTSDLSMALHTPLNIADSVKLNYGSLLNPSNDLIELPIIGDENTTHEVSLEVVHNVIYARVEETLMILAQFIENSGLKDKIGAGIVLTGGFSQMEGIRELAVATFGSVPVRLAKPKEMSGLFENLRSPQYSSAIGLVLYAASAYTPYEIDANKRIRHSNEAPAEQTSVNLTDDLAILSSQLLNADEKKEKMVFIPTKKEKKSEEAGAISKFWNWANQLF, translated from the coding sequence TTGAGCAGAACTGTTTTAGCCATTGATATTGGCTCTACAAAGATATGTGCAATCATCGCTGAAATAGCAGATGACAACTCCATAGCTATAACAGGTGCAGGGATTTCAAAAGCACAAGGGCTTAAGAGAGGAAGCATAACAAATATTGAGCTTGCTTCAAAATCTATAAAAACTGCCGTTAACGACGCAAAAAGAATATCCGGAAGTGAAGTTAACACTGCAATCGTCTCTATATCGGGAGCCTATACTAAGAGTATTAACGCAAGCGGCATCGTAAATATTCAAAACAAAGAGGTAACTTTTAAAGAGATAGAGAGAGTTATGCAGACATCTCTTTATAACGCAAACATACCAAACGAGTATGAAGTTTTACATGCGCTGCCTTACAATTTTAAAGTTGACGATCAAGATCATGTAGAAGATCCGATGGGGATGAACGCTTCAAGACTTGAAGTCGATACTCATATTATTACAACTCAAAAATCAAATTTAAACAATCTTAGAAAAGCTGTTCGCGGTGCGGGTATCGAAGTTGAAAGTATTGTTTTAACCGGTTATGCTTCTTCTATTGCAACACTCAATGAAGATGAAAAAGAGCTAGGTGTAGCTCTTATTGATATGGGCGGAAACACAAGCAATATAATTATTCACTCAGGTAACTCTATCATATACAATGACTTTTTAGGAGTCGGTTCTAATCATGTAACCAGTGATTTGTCTATGGCGCTTCACACACCGCTTAATATTGCCGATAGCGTAAAATTAAATTACGGCTCACTTCTAAACCCTAGCAATGACCTAATCGAGCTTCCTATAATAGGCGATGAAAATACAACTCACGAAGTTTCTCTTGAAGTTGTGCACAATGTTATTTACGCAAGAGTTGAAGAAACTTTAATGATTTTGGCTCAGTTCATTGAAAACAGCGGCTTAAAAGACAAAATCGGTGCCGGCATAGTTTTAACCGGCGGTTTTTCACAGATGGAAGGTATAAGAGAGTTAGCAGTAGCAACTTTTGGTTCCGTTCCTGTTCGTCTTGCCAAACCAAAAGAGATGAGCGGACTTTTTGAAAATCTTCGCTCGCCTCAATACTCAAGTGCTATCGGTCTTGTTTTATATGCCGCATCTGCGTACACTCCGTATGAAATAGATGCAAATAAAAGAATAAGGCACTCAAATGAAGCACCTGCAGAACAAACCAGTGTAAATCTAACCGATGATCTTGCTATTTTATCTTCTCAACTGCTTAACGCCGATGAGAAAAAAGAGAAAATGGTTTTCATCCCGACAAAAAAAGAGAAGAAGAGTGAAGAAGCCGGCGCGATTAGCAAATTTTGGAACTGGGCAAACCAGTTATTTTAA
- a CDS encoding adenosylmethionine--8-amino-7-oxononanoate transaminase produces the protein MTNFELKSRDLGVLWHPCTQMKDHETLPLIPIKKAHGVYLEDFEGNCYIDAISSWWVNLFGHTNSYINAKIKEQLDTLEHVILAGFTHEQVVILSERLVKLSPDGLEKCFYADNGSSAVEIALKMSFHAHKNSGKEKSIFVSLTNSYHGETIGALSVGDVKLYKDTYEPLFVKTIQTSVPKDMSLEAAKIAASEFEKLCSKRADEISAIILEPLVQGAGSMHMYNKEFLVLVREICNKYDIHLIADEVMVGFGRTGEMFACGSANITPDFLVLSKGLTGGYLPLSVVLTTNEIYAKFYCDYSEHKAFLHSHSYTGNALACAAANATLDLFERDNVIEKNRVTAKYMSNKLSKFQELKNVASVRQTGMICAVELKGYKPEDRVGLKIYQYGLKNGVLLRPLGHIIYFMPPYIITEKECDKMMDTAYEAIKLF, from the coding sequence ATGACTAATTTTGAGTTAAAAAGTAGAGACTTGGGTGTTTTGTGGCACCCTTGTACTCAAATGAAAGATCATGAAACTCTTCCTCTTATTCCGATTAAAAAAGCCCACGGAGTCTACTTGGAAGATTTTGAGGGCAACTGCTACATAGATGCTATAAGCAGTTGGTGGGTTAATCTTTTCGGTCACACAAACAGTTATATAAACGCTAAGATTAAAGAGCAGTTGGATACGCTTGAACATGTAATACTTGCAGGCTTTACGCATGAGCAGGTGGTAATATTGTCCGAGAGACTTGTAAAATTATCACCGGACGGCTTAGAAAAATGTTTTTATGCGGATAACGGCTCTAGTGCCGTCGAAATCGCGTTAAAGATGAGTTTTCATGCACATAAAAATAGCGGCAAAGAGAAGAGCATTTTTGTTTCGCTAACAAACTCATATCACGGTGAAACAATCGGGGCATTAAGCGTAGGCGATGTAAAACTTTATAAAGATACTTATGAACCTCTTTTTGTTAAAACTATTCAAACTTCGGTACCAAAAGATATGAGTTTGGAGGCTGCTAAAATAGCTGCAAGCGAGTTTGAGAAGTTGTGTAGCAAAAGAGCCGATGAGATAAGTGCTATTATTTTAGAACCGTTAGTGCAGGGTGCTGGTTCTATGCATATGTATAACAAAGAGTTTTTGGTTTTAGTGCGTGAAATTTGCAATAAGTACGATATACATCTGATTGCCGATGAAGTTATGGTCGGTTTTGGCAGAACAGGAGAGATGTTTGCATGCGGGAGTGCTAACATAACGCCGGATTTTCTTGTTTTATCAAAAGGTTTAACAGGCGGCTATCTGCCGCTCTCAGTCGTACTAACAACCAATGAAATTTATGCCAAATTTTACTGCGACTATAGCGAACATAAAGCTTTTTTACACTCACACAGTTATACGGGAAATGCTCTTGCTTGTGCTGCCGCAAACGCTACTCTTGATCTCTTTGAGAGAGATAATGTTATAGAAAAAAACAGAGTAACGGCAAAGTACATGAGTAATAAACTCTCAAAATTTCAAGAGCTAAAAAATGTTGCATCCGTTAGACAAACCGGTATGATTTGTGCCGTAGAGTTAAAAGGGTATAAGCCGGAAGATAGAGTAGGATTAAAGATTTATCAATACGGACTTAAAAACGGTGTGCTGTTGCGACCGCTTGGACATATTATCTACTTTATGCCGCCGTATATTATAACAGAAAAAGAGTGTGACAAGATGATGGATACGGCTTACGAGGCTATAAAATTATTTTAA